One Chloroflexota bacterium genomic window carries:
- a CDS encoding isoleucine--tRNA ligase: MPFKPVSSKTNFPELERDILRWWKETDAFNKLRQLRAGSKTWSFVDGPITANNPMGVHHAWGRTYKDIFQRYKAMQGFDERWQNGFDCQGLWVEVNVEKDLGFKSKRDIEAYGLAPFVIICKQRVLNYSAVQTEQSIRLGYWMDWNDTDTLRMLSEKLGENPNQTLTVQGPNGPVTGTVEQLVGQLGLPQLGGSYFTFSDENNYQIWGFIKRCADNGWLYKGTDVMPWCARCGTGVSEHEISTEDYPDLTHPSITARLPLRGRANEYLLVWTTTPWTLTSNVAVAVGPELTYLKVKQGDAVYYLSEGTVKMLTGQYQVLGKLKGTELEGWTYDGPFDELPAQQQKGGFVPIELKNHITRPAMNAAQAHRVILWKDVGDAEGTGLVHIAPGCGAEDFRLGKEFGLPVVAPIDENGTFIENFGAFSGMSAFDVAPRVVESLTQKGLLYRADDYTHRYPTCWRCKTELLFRLVDEWFISMGETYNKPRDQITPAEKARSLRYQIMDVVDQIKWVPQFGHDREMDWLRLMHDWMISKKRYWGLALPIWECTECGHANVLGSRDELQERAVEGWDKFDGHTPHRPFIDEVKIKCDKCGGKTSRIKDVGNPWLDAGIVTMSTMGYRTDRAYWEKWYPADFITESFPGQFRNWFYSVLAMGTAMTGQPPFKALMGYGTLFAEDGRPMHKSAGNMIEFNDAADEIGADVMRWMFSRTRYESNMLFGYHVADETRRMFLLPLWNVYSFFVTYANLDKWEPKGIAGREGNEGNSLISPSSLDRWILARLQALIAEMTSALDEYDSPTAARAVEPFIDDLSNWYLRRSRRRFWKSEDDGDKRAAYATLYEVLVTLTKLLAPFVPFVAESMYQNLVRSANADVPESVHHTSWPQVNDTKLDKQLLSDMAIARQVVNLGHSIRASKSIKIRQPLARAIVVADAAQREGLTHLRELAADELNVHAVEFAAREEELVTYQLRPNFATLQEKVKQLLPEPETDDKQIKKDAREKRKALMGGLQTALAAQDASQVATIVRAGKSFALNVNGLAFEIAPADVLVTPQPKPGFAVQSEDTLVVALDTHITPELRAEGLAREFVRRVQDLRKSAEFDIADHIRVFYTATPPLAHAIETWRAYIAGETLADELRAGEAPSGATVVDDAFDGEKVSIGILKK; encoded by the coding sequence ATGCCATTCAAACCTGTATCATCTAAAACCAACTTTCCCGAACTCGAGCGCGACATCTTGCGCTGGTGGAAGGAGACCGACGCGTTCAACAAATTGCGCCAGTTGCGCGCGGGCAGTAAAACCTGGTCGTTCGTGGATGGTCCCATCACCGCGAACAACCCGATGGGCGTTCACCACGCGTGGGGTCGCACGTACAAAGATATTTTCCAGCGCTACAAAGCGATGCAAGGATTCGACGAACGCTGGCAGAATGGTTTCGATTGCCAGGGACTCTGGGTTGAGGTCAATGTCGAAAAAGACCTGGGATTCAAATCGAAACGCGACATCGAAGCGTACGGACTCGCGCCGTTCGTAATTATTTGCAAGCAACGTGTGCTCAACTATTCGGCGGTGCAAACCGAACAATCCATCCGCCTTGGTTACTGGATGGATTGGAACGATACCGACACGTTGCGAATGTTGAGCGAGAAACTCGGCGAGAACCCGAATCAAACACTCACCGTGCAAGGTCCGAATGGTCCAGTCACCGGCACAGTCGAACAACTCGTTGGACAACTCGGTCTGCCGCAACTTGGCGGATCGTATTTCACGTTCAGCGACGAGAACAATTATCAGATTTGGGGATTCATCAAAAGGTGCGCGGACAACGGCTGGCTTTACAAAGGCACGGACGTGATGCCCTGGTGCGCGCGTTGCGGCACCGGCGTCAGCGAGCACGAAATCAGCACCGAAGATTATCCCGACCTCACGCATCCCAGCATTACCGCGCGCTTGCCACTACGCGGACGTGCGAACGAATATCTGCTCGTGTGGACGACGACGCCGTGGACGCTCACGTCCAACGTCGCGGTCGCGGTCGGACCCGAACTCACGTACTTGAAAGTGAAGCAAGGTGATGCGGTGTACTATTTGTCCGAAGGCACGGTCAAGATGTTGACAGGGCAATACCAGGTGCTCGGCAAGTTGAAAGGTACCGAACTCGAAGGATGGACGTACGATGGTCCATTCGACGAACTGCCCGCGCAACAGCAAAAGGGCGGATTTGTCCCAATCGAATTAAAGAATCACATCACGCGCCCGGCGATGAATGCCGCGCAAGCGCATCGTGTTATTTTGTGGAAAGATGTCGGCGATGCGGAAGGCACGGGGCTCGTTCACATCGCCCCAGGTTGTGGCGCAGAAGACTTTCGACTTGGCAAGGAATTCGGTTTGCCGGTCGTCGCGCCGATTGACGAGAATGGTACGTTCATCGAAAACTTTGGCGCGTTCAGCGGGATGAGCGCGTTCGATGTCGCGCCGCGTGTCGTCGAATCGTTGACGCAAAAAGGTTTGCTCTATCGCGCCGACGATTACACGCACCGCTATCCGACGTGCTGGCGCTGCAAAACTGAATTGCTGTTCCGCCTCGTGGATGAGTGGTTCATCAGCATGGGCGAAACTTATAACAAGCCGCGCGATCAAATCACGCCCGCAGAAAAAGCCCGCTCACTACGTTATCAAATCATGGATGTCGTGGATCAAATCAAGTGGGTCCCGCAATTCGGTCACGACCGCGAGATGGACTGGTTGCGCTTGATGCACGATTGGATGATCTCGAAGAAACGTTACTGGGGTCTCGCGCTGCCGATCTGGGAATGTACAGAGTGCGGACATGCGAACGTGCTCGGCAGTCGCGATGAGTTGCAGGAACGCGCGGTCGAGGGCTGGGACAAGTTCGATGGACACACGCCGCATCGTCCCTTCATTGACGAAGTGAAAATCAAATGCGACAAGTGCGGCGGCAAAACATCGCGCATCAAAGATGTCGGCAATCCCTGGCTTGATGCCGGCATCGTCACGATGTCCACGATGGGCTATCGCACCGATCGCGCGTACTGGGAGAAATGGTACCCCGCCGATTTCATCACCGAATCATTCCCAGGTCAGTTCCGCAACTGGTTCTATTCCGTTCTCGCGATGGGCACCGCGATGACCGGGCAGCCACCATTCAAAGCATTGATGGGATACGGCACGCTCTTTGCCGAAGACGGTCGTCCGATGCACAAGTCGGCTGGGAACATGATCGAGTTCAACGACGCGGCGGATGAGATCGGCGCGGACGTGATGCGCTGGATGTTCTCGCGCACGCGTTATGAATCGAACATGCTGTTCGGTTATCACGTCGCGGACGAAACGCGGCGCATGTTTTTGCTACCATTGTGGAATGTGTATTCGTTCTTTGTGACGTACGCGAATTTGGATAAATGGGAACCGAAGGGAATAGCGGGAAGAGAGGGAAATGAAGGAAATTCCCTCATTTCCCCTAGTTCCCTAGACAGGTGGATTCTTGCTCGGCTACAAGCGTTGATCGCCGAAATGACTTCCGCACTCGACGAGTACGATTCGCCGACTGCCGCGCGTGCGGTCGAGCCGTTCATTGACGATTTGAGCAATTGGTACTTGCGCCGCTCACGCCGTCGTTTTTGGAAATCGGAAGATGATGGCGACAAGCGCGCGGCGTATGCGACATTGTACGAAGTGCTTGTCACGCTGACGAAATTGCTCGCGCCGTTTGTGCCGTTCGTCGCCGAATCCATGTACCAAAATCTTGTGCGCTCTGCGAACGCGGACGTACCGGAATCGGTGCATCACACGAGCTGGCCGCAAGTAAACGATACGAAACTCGACAAGCAATTGTTGAGTGATATGGCAATCGCGCGTCAAGTGGTGAACCTGGGTCACTCGATTCGCGCGAGCAAGAGCATCAAGATTCGCCAGCCGCTCGCGCGCGCGATTGTCGTCGCCGACGCGGCGCAACGCGAAGGGCTAACGCATCTGCGCGAACTCGCGGCGGACGAACTAAATGTGCACGCGGTCGAGTTTGCCGCGCGTGAAGAAGAACTCGTCACGTATCAACTGCGTCCGAATTTTGCGACGCTTCAAGAAAAAGTGAAACAATTACTGCCCGAACCGGAAACGGATGACAAGCAAATCAAAAAAGACGCGCGCGAAAAACGCAAAGCATTGATGGGTGGTTTACAAACCGCGCTTGCCGCGCAAGATGCGAGTCAGGTCGCGACGATAGTACGTGCCGGCAAATCATTCGCGCTCAATGTCAACGGACTCGCCTTCGAAATCGCGCCAGCGGATGTTCTCGTGACGCCGCAACCGAAACCTGGGTTCGCGGTGCAATCCGAAGACACGCTCGTCGTTGCGCTCGACACGCACATCACACCCGAACTGCGCGCCGAAGGGCTCGCGCGCGAGTTTGTGCGGCGCGTGCAAGACCTGCGCAAGAGCGCGGAATTCGATATCGCGGATCACATTCGCGTTTTCTACACCGCCACCCCGCCACTCGCGCACGCGATTGAAACGTGGCGCGCGTACATTGCCGGCGAAACGCTCGCGGATGAACTGCGCGCCGGTGAAGCGCCCTCCGGCGCGACGGTCGTTGACGATGCGTTTGATGGCGAGAAGGTGAGCATCGGGATTTTGAAAAAATAG